GAGCGGAGGATCTCGAACGCCTGCTGGGCCGTGCAGCGTTCTCGCTCCATGATGATGCCCTTGGCCTGGCCGATGACGTCTCGGGTTTCGATCGCGACGCTCAAATGCTCGACCAGTTCACGTGCGTGTTGGTAGGTCTGGGCATTGGCCAGGGTCACCGCCGCCTGCTGCGCGAAGGACGCGACGGCCACATCGTCCGCGTCGTCAAAGGCGCGGGTCAGCGAGTAGAGGTTCAGTGCCCCGACGCGCTGGTCGTGGATCACGAGCGGCACGGAACACGAACTGGTCAGTCCCGCCTGGGTGGCTCGCGCCGTGAAGCGGGGCCAGCGGCGCTCGGCGGCGAGCGACGTCACCTTGATGACGGTGCCCGTTCGGAACGCTTCGAGGCAGGGCCCCTCGTCTATCGCGTACTGGTAGGCGTCGACTCGCTCGGCCAACGCGCTGGTGGAGACCCGCGTGCTCACCCGCCCGTCCTCCGCCACCGACACGCCGCACGTGTCGCAGTGCGGGATGAGCGCGACCGCCAGCTCGGCGGTGCGGCGCAGTGAGGTTTCCAGGGTCTCTTCGGCCAGGAGCAGTCGCGACAGCTCGCTCACCCGCTGGTCCAGCTCTTCGTGCGATGGTTCCGGCACAGTCACGGCGCCCCTCCGGCTTCGCAGTGAGCGCGAGCACACCGAAGAAAGGGCCTCCTTCGTGGATCGGCCCCGGCGGCTGTTTGCACTCGACCGACCAACCCTACGCCTTCTGTACGCGACCGTACAGAACCAGGGTTGTTTCCGGATAGGGGTCAGCGGATAATGGCCGCCATCGGTTGAGCCGCCAGCCGTCCAGCGGGCCACGGATCTACCCCAGCTGCCGCGGGCCACGGCAGTTTTATCGCGAGGTCAGGAGGTCGACCGTCGTGGGTGCCCCAGCGAGCGCCTGCGGCGACACACGGTCATGTCCCCCACCCAGAGCCGGCCAGCCAGCAGCGGCGTAGGGCGGCAGAACCGGCTTCTCG
The genomic region above belongs to Actinomycetota bacterium and contains:
- a CDS encoding GAF and ANTAR domain-containing protein, with translation MARGSWGRSVARWTAGGSTDGGHYPLTPIRKQPWFCTVAYRRRRVGRSSANSRRGRSTKEALSSVCSRSLRSRRGAVTVPEPSHEELDQRVSELSRLLLAEETLETSLRRTAELAVALIPHCDTCGVSVAEDGRVSTRVSTSALAERVDAYQYAIDEGPCLEAFRTGTVIKVTSLAAERRWPRFTARATQAGLTSSCSVPLVIHDQRVGALNLYSLTRAFDDADDVAVASFAQQAAVTLANAQTYQHARELVEHLSVAIETRDVIGQAKGIIMERERCTAQQAFEILRSVSQTRNIKLRALAQKVVDTGIWRE